A window from Peromyscus eremicus chromosome 1, PerEre_H2_v1, whole genome shotgun sequence encodes these proteins:
- the LOC131903549 gene encoding tumor necrosis factor receptor superfamily member 26-like, which produces MLVHLLLLWLLLRATVCNESSPSPCGTDEFQSETFCCQLCPAGTHLVKSCQRNHSKSECVPCELENFMNHHNRESSCFRCSQCRDDQEEVSECSQTANRKCQCKQGTYCNSENCVEKCLPCSSCPKDKVIGQCNATMDTLCDTFESDSGTSGYHRLCLSGPLTVIVVIAAVIIIIAAIIAVIWCVLKRVLSSSTAPGSLNSPRVSGEEIQLCK; this is translated from the exons ATGCTGGTACATCTGCTGCTGCTATGGCTGCTTCTGAGG GCGACAGTTTGCAATGAGAGTAGTCCAAGCCCGTGTGGGACAGATGAGTTCCAATCTGAGACCTTCTGCTGCCAACTTTGTCCtgctg GTACCCACCTCGTTAAATCATGCCAGAGGAACCACAgtaagagtgagtgtgtcccATGTGAGCTTGAAAACTTCATGAACCACCACAACAGGGAGTCTTCCTGCTTTCGCTGCTCTCAGTGCCGGGATG ACCAAGAGGAGGTGTCAGAATGCTCCCAGACGGCTAATCGTAAGTGCCAGTGCAAGCAGGGCACCTACTGTAACTCTGAAAACTGTGTGGAGAAGTGCCTTCCATGCAGCAG CTGTCCTAAGGACAAAGTCATCGGGCAATGCAACGCCACCATGGACACACTGTGTGACACATTTGAGTCAGACTCAG GGACGTCAGGTTATCACCGTCTCTGCCTGTCTGGCCCTCTGACTGTTATAGTTGTCATAGCtgctgtcatcatcatcattgctGCTATCATCGCCGTCATTTGGTGTGTTTTAAAAAGAG TTCTTTCTTCGTCCACTGCACCAGGGAGTCTAAATTCACCGCGTGTTTCAGGAGAGGAGATTCAGCTCTGTAAGTAG